Proteins from one Syngnathus scovelli strain Florida chromosome 17, RoL_Ssco_1.2, whole genome shotgun sequence genomic window:
- the LOC125985138 gene encoding extended synaptotagmin-2 has protein sequence MSNSVGSKAEGAARPAATPDGLVSASPSLPQEMPAEGPPSSLTDVTEMWVKFGKTFAAILPIYILGYLEFSFSWVLIGLAALFYWRRAHGSKDYRINRALAFLDHEDKAVKRMPATAELPSWVHYPDVERVEWLNKTVKQMWPFICQFVDKLFRESIEPAVKGAHPHLSSFCFSKIDMGDKPLRVNGVKVYTENVDKRQVIMDMQISFVGNTEIDVDVKKYYCRAGIKSIQLHGVMRVVMEPLLGDMPLIGALSVFFLKKPFLDINWTGLTNVLDIPGLNALCDNLIQDIIYSFLVLPNRITIPLVGQAQLESLLFPVPKGILRIHFIEAQDLLGKDRFLGGLIKGKSDPYGIIRVGKQLFQSKVIHETVNPKWNAVFEAEVMDPEGQNVEVQLYDEDTDKDDVLGSVTIDLGELAKEQKVDEWFTLDDVASGKLHLKLEWLSLLATPDKLDQVLADIRADRSKTNDGLSSALLVVFLDSARNLPSGKKVTSDPSPFVELKVAPKSHESKTRYKTHEPVWEEAFSFLIHNPRIQDLEVEVKDAKHDNCTLGTLILPLSHLLEAEDMTLHQQFPLRSTGPNCSLKMKIALRVLHLGSDDAAAASSGAERNRASSVDPVSPDRPGDLLRSQSVSGPEAALRRRQREAQEGGTLAEHGRSASQAAILESQHFLEGDKEATPSIASDISNPYAAQELQQRLQQMQNGSGPSYFPLGEIQLTLRHSSQRNKLVVVVHGCRNLITFSEHGSDPYVRLYLLPDKRRSGRRKTHTFKKTLNPVYDQTFEFNVSLVELHRRVLDVAVKNSGGLLSRHKGLLGKVLIKLGPEDAAKGWTQWYELSEDGHQKPHQL, from the exons ATGAGTAACAGCGTCGGCTCTAAGGCGGAAGGCGCGGCCCGGCCGGCCGCCACACCCGATGGCCTGGTCTCGGCCTCCCCCAGCCTGCCGCAGGAGATGCCGGCCGAAGGGCCTCCCTCGTCGCTGACGGACGTCACCGAGATGTGGGTGAAATTTGGCAAGACCTTCGCTGCCATCTTGCCCATCTACATCCTGGGCTACTTGGAATTCAGCTTCAGCTGGGTGCTGATCGGACTGGCCGCCTTGTTCTACTGGAGGCGAGCTCACGGCAGCAAGGACTACAGGATCAACCGCGCCCTGGCCTTTCTGGACCACGAGGACAAAGCGGTCAAGCGGATGCCAGCTACCGCCGAGCTGCCGTCGTGG GTCCACTATCCAGATGTGGAGAGGGTGGAGTGGCTCAATAAG ACGGTGAAGCAGATGTGGCCATTCATCTGCCAGTTTGTGGACAAGTTGTTCCGGGAGAGCATCGAACCGGCGGTCAAGGGGGCCCACCCGCATCTCAGCTCCTTCTGCTTCTCCAAGATCGACATGGGCGACAAG CCGCTGAGGGTGAATGGAGTCAAAGTGTACACGGAGAACGTAGACAAGCGGCAGGTCATCATGGACATGCAGATCAG TTTTGTGGGCAACACGGAGATCGACGTGGACGTCAAGAAGTACTACTGCAGGGCGGGAATCAAGAGCATTCAG CTTCACGGAGTGATGCGCGTGGTGATGGAGCCCCTCCTGGGAGACATGCCTCTCATTGGCGCGCTCTCCGTCTTCTTCCTCAAGAAACCT TTTCTGGACATCAACTGGACGGGTCTGACCAACGTGCTGGATATTCCCGGGCTCAA CGCTTTGTGCGACAACCTGATCCAGGACATCATCTACAGCTTCCTGGTGCTGCCCAACCGCATCACCATCCCTCTGGTGGGCCAGGCTCAGCTGGAGAGCCTCCTCTTCCCTGTGCCCAAG GGCATCCTGCGCATCCATTTCATAGAGGCCCAGGACCTTCTGGGCAAGGACAGGTTCCTGGGCGGCCTCATCAAAGGCAAGTCGGACCCTTATGGGATCATCCGGGTGGGAAAACAGCTCTTCCAGAGCAAAGTCATCCACGAGACGGTCAACCCCAAGTGGAATGCAGTCTTCGAG GCTGAGGTCATGGACCCCGAGGGACAAAATGTGGAGGTCCAGTTGTATGACGAAGACACGGACAAGGACGACGTGCTGGGAAG CGTCACCATCGACCTGGGCGAGCTTGCCAAAGAGCAAAAAGTCGACGAG TGGTTCACTCTGGACGACGTGGCTTCGGGCAAGTTGCACCTGAAGCTGGAGTGGCTGTCACTGCTAGCCACACCTGACAAGCTGGACCAG gttctggccgacatccgcGCCGACCGCAGCAAAACCAACGACGGCCTCTCCTCTGCGCTGCTCGTTGTCTTCTTGGACTCGGCCCGCAACCTGCCG TCCGGAAAGAAAGTGACCAGCGACCCAAGTCCGTTTGTCGAGCTCAAAGTGGCTCCCAAGTCCCACGAGAGCAAG ACGCGCTACAAGACCCACGAGCCGGTTTGGGAAGAAGCTTTCTCCTTCCTAATCCACAACCCCAGGATTCAAGACCTGGAGGTGGAG GTGAAGGACGCCAAACACGACAACTGCACCCTGGGCACGCTGATTCTGCCGCTGAGCCACCTGCTGGAGGCCGAAGACATGACGCTCCACCAGCAGTTTCCTTTGCGCAGCACGGGACCAAATTGCAGCCTCAAGATGAAGATAGCGCTGCGG GTGCTGCACCTGGGCAGCGATGACGCCGCCGCTGCGTCCTCGGGCGCCGAGCGCAACCGGGCCTCGTCGGTCGACCCCGTGTCGCCGGACAGGCCGGGAGACCTCCTGCGCTCGCAATCGGTGTCGGGGCCGGAGGCGGCtctgcggcggcggcagcgggaaGCACAGGAAGGTGGCACCCTTGCCGAGCATGGGCGCAGTGCGTCgcaggcggccatcttggaatcACAACACTTTCTGGAGGGGGACAAGGAGGCTACGCCCAGCATTGCCTCGGATATTTCCAACCCCTACGCCGCTCAGGAGCTGCAGCAGAGACTCCAGCAGATGCAGAA TGGTTCTGGTCCCAGCTACTTTCCGCTGGGGGAGATCCAGCTGACGCTGAGACATAGCTCCCAAAGGAACAAGCTAGTGGTGGTGGTCCACGGCTGCAG GAACCTGATCACGTTCAGCGAACACGGGTCGGACCCGTACGTGCGCCTCTACTTACTTCCTGACAAGAGACGCTCCGGAAGGAGAAAAACTCACACCTTCAAGAAAACGCTCAACCCCGTTTATGATCAGAC CTTCGAGTTCAACGTGTCCCTGGTGGAGCTCCATAGGAGGGTTCTGGATGTGGCTGTCAAGAACAGCGGAGGGCTGCTCTCCAGACACAAGGGTCTGCTGGGGAAG GTTCTGATCAAATTGGGCCCCGAAGATGCCGCCAAGGGATGGACGCAGTG GTATGAGCTGAGCGAGGACGGCCACCAGAAGCCTCATCAGCTCTAA
- the si:dkey-7l6.3 gene encoding uncharacterized protein si:dkey-7l6.3 isoform X2: MATMKSLAVLHSQLASIMEALTRAAVTEMCQLVDDSYAVVQMELTRSREENDELRRKLKLMETIIARGCYGGEDAATDSGAGSPVGGNDKPDEVRFPSSGLADRSPNGCNGLRGRPAPLTSAPSVEDTPSAAEDTSRAGILRSIEDVSPVKQEVASDEDDDSELLLLDDDGAELVPEAGPSGMVASNSSADSSPWEQNNCAAPRGSLSFPGSAGLARDISSNLVRDGQIPPVRENSAYVSQGPDRVVASCGPGGGAGELDLGSSWTDRSLASIMTLHHRPASDLNTAFPLALGLAVSRLDATDRSRLCGDRRFVCHYCGKWFSSARSLETHVRVHTGERPYCCGQCGKRFTQSGHLKTHQSVHTGERPFGCHCCAKRFAGKQNLRIHLQKHHPGEQQEG; this comes from the exons ATGGCGACGATGAAGAGCTTGGCGGTATTGCACTCGCAGCTTGCGAGCATCATGGAGGCTCTGACCCGGGCCGCCGTGACCGAAATGTGCCAGCTGGTGGACGACAGCTACGCCGTCGTCCAAATGGAGCTCACTCGCAGCCGCGAGGAGAACGACGAGCTCCGCAGGAAGCTGAAGCTCATGGAGACCATCATCGCCCGGGGCTGCTACGGCGGcgaggacgcagccaccgactcgGGCGCTGGAAGCCCGGTGGGAGGCAACGACAAGCCTGACGAGG TGCGTTTCCCATCATCGGGCCTGGCGGACAGGTCACCGAATGGCTGCAACGGGCTGAGAGGACGACCGGCGCCTTTGACGTCAGCGCCGAGCGTAGAAGACACGCCCTCGGCTGCAGAG GACACGTCGCGCGCCGGTATCTTGAGGAGCATAGAGGACGTGTCTCCggtcaaacaggaagtggcaaGTGACGAGGACGATGACAGCGAGCTGCTGCTTCTGGATGATGACG GAGCAGAACTGGTGCCTGAAGCCGGTCCCTCCGGAATGGTCGCCTCCAACTCATCAGCCGATTCCAGTCCTTGGGAACAAAATAATTGCGCGGCACCTCGAGGTTCCCTCAGTTTTCCGGGCTCCGCGGGTCTTGCCAGAGACATCTCCTCAAATTTGGTCAGGGACGGCCAAATCCCACCGGTGAGGGAGAACTCGGCCTATGTTTCGCAAGGTCCCGATCGGGTTGTGGCTTCATGTGGCCCCGGAGGGGGTGCCGGCGAGCTGGACCTGGGCTCTTCGTGGACCGATCGAAGCCTGGCTAGCATCATGACCCTCCACCACCGCCCTGCATCTGACTTGAACACCGCTTTCCCTTTGGCTCTGGGCTTGGCGGTGTCCCGATTGGACGCTACGGACCGAAGCCGTTTGTGTGGCGACCGGCGTTTTGTTTGCCACTACTGCGGCAAGTGGTTCTCATCGGCACGCAGCCTGGAGACGCACGTGCGCGTCCACACGGGCGAACGGCCATACTGCTGTGGCCAGTGCGGAAAACGCTTTACGCAATCGGGCCACCTGAAGACCCACCAGAGTGTCCACACGGGCGAGCGACCGTTCGGCTGCCACTGTTGCGCCAAGCGCTTTGCGGGCAAGCAGAACCTGAGGATCCACCTGCAGAAGCACCACCCCGGAGAGCAACAGGAAGGCTAA
- the si:dkey-7l6.3 gene encoding uncharacterized protein si:dkey-7l6.3 isoform X1, whose protein sequence is MATMKSLAVLHSQLASIMEALTRAAVTEMCQLVDDSYAVVQMELTRSREENDELRRKLKLMETIIARGCYGGEDAATDSGAGSPVGGNDKPDEVRFPSSGLADRSPNGCNGLRGRPAPLTSAPSVEDTPSAAEQDTSRAGILRSIEDVSPVKQEVASDEDDDSELLLLDDDGAELVPEAGPSGMVASNSSADSSPWEQNNCAAPRGSLSFPGSAGLARDISSNLVRDGQIPPVRENSAYVSQGPDRVVASCGPGGGAGELDLGSSWTDRSLASIMTLHHRPASDLNTAFPLALGLAVSRLDATDRSRLCGDRRFVCHYCGKWFSSARSLETHVRVHTGERPYCCGQCGKRFTQSGHLKTHQSVHTGERPFGCHCCAKRFAGKQNLRIHLQKHHPGEQQEG, encoded by the exons ATGGCGACGATGAAGAGCTTGGCGGTATTGCACTCGCAGCTTGCGAGCATCATGGAGGCTCTGACCCGGGCCGCCGTGACCGAAATGTGCCAGCTGGTGGACGACAGCTACGCCGTCGTCCAAATGGAGCTCACTCGCAGCCGCGAGGAGAACGACGAGCTCCGCAGGAAGCTGAAGCTCATGGAGACCATCATCGCCCGGGGCTGCTACGGCGGcgaggacgcagccaccgactcgGGCGCTGGAAGCCCGGTGGGAGGCAACGACAAGCCTGACGAGG TGCGTTTCCCATCATCGGGCCTGGCGGACAGGTCACCGAATGGCTGCAACGGGCTGAGAGGACGACCGGCGCCTTTGACGTCAGCGCCGAGCGTAGAAGACACGCCCTCGGCTGCAGAG CAGGACACGTCGCGCGCCGGTATCTTGAGGAGCATAGAGGACGTGTCTCCggtcaaacaggaagtggcaaGTGACGAGGACGATGACAGCGAGCTGCTGCTTCTGGATGATGACG GAGCAGAACTGGTGCCTGAAGCCGGTCCCTCCGGAATGGTCGCCTCCAACTCATCAGCCGATTCCAGTCCTTGGGAACAAAATAATTGCGCGGCACCTCGAGGTTCCCTCAGTTTTCCGGGCTCCGCGGGTCTTGCCAGAGACATCTCCTCAAATTTGGTCAGGGACGGCCAAATCCCACCGGTGAGGGAGAACTCGGCCTATGTTTCGCAAGGTCCCGATCGGGTTGTGGCTTCATGTGGCCCCGGAGGGGGTGCCGGCGAGCTGGACCTGGGCTCTTCGTGGACCGATCGAAGCCTGGCTAGCATCATGACCCTCCACCACCGCCCTGCATCTGACTTGAACACCGCTTTCCCTTTGGCTCTGGGCTTGGCGGTGTCCCGATTGGACGCTACGGACCGAAGCCGTTTGTGTGGCGACCGGCGTTTTGTTTGCCACTACTGCGGCAAGTGGTTCTCATCGGCACGCAGCCTGGAGACGCACGTGCGCGTCCACACGGGCGAACGGCCATACTGCTGTGGCCAGTGCGGAAAACGCTTTACGCAATCGGGCCACCTGAAGACCCACCAGAGTGTCCACACGGGCGAGCGACCGTTCGGCTGCCACTGTTGCGCCAAGCGCTTTGCGGGCAAGCAGAACCTGAGGATCCACCTGCAGAAGCACCACCCCGGAGAGCAACAGGAAGGCTAA
- the tmem71 gene encoding transmembrane protein 71, with protein sequence MSLSFSGAFTSSPVKRRLRSSSTYPSPDVSLLSPNSSYVCYSVGSTPEAGVHSRCCRRSPRLLTNGYYNVTDDSFLWDEDGTVLLTPCAASVSYKETVFRVFRRRRRKAGGSLARLLSDVSKSCQTWLDSRLFGGVFRTSQDLDEDLDQDLDPKIEQDNRHLLQDQDAAQQEGFTWLHEQSQSGLGQRQADNCCSFFTYDPSEVTPPPDKEAAPRSKQMIQEEICSEIYQSSKRFDQALGEHTEFPPPSAFYASAYRQPDVPHRAGLRLMSLLALVFIASVFVTFGSGCPVWSAATACVITTTICLCVSWWPRLDGRRTKTEDITSRNE encoded by the exons ATGTCACTCTCCTTCTCCGGAGCGTTCACCA GTTCGCCGGTAAAGAGACGCCTCAGGTCAAGCTCCACCTACCCGAG CCCGGACGTGTCCCTGTTGTCTCCCAACTCATCGTATGTGTGCTACTCGGTGGGGTCCACGCCGGAGGCCGGCGTCCATtcccgctgctgccgccgctcgCCCCGCCTCCTCACCAACGGCTACTACAATGTGACCGACGACAGCTTCCTGTGGGATGAGGACGGCACGGTGTTGTTGACACCCTGCGCTGCCAGCGTGTCATACAAGGAAACCGTTTTCAG GGTGTTCCGGAGACGGCGACGTAAAGCGGGCGGCTCCCTGGCTCGTCTGCTGAGCGACGTCAGCAAGAGCTGCCAGACCTGGCTGGACAGCAGGCTGTTTGGGGGTGTTTTCCGCACAAGCCAGGACCTGGACGAAGACCTGGACCAGGACCTGGATCCAAAGATAGAGCAGGACAACCGGCATCTGCTCCAGGACCAAGACGCGGCCCAGCAGGAAGGATTCACTTGGCTTCACGAGCAGAGCCAATCCGGTCTCGGCCAAAGACAAGCGGACAACTGCTGCAGCTTCTTCACTTACG ATCCAAGTGAAGTGACGCCTCCTCCTGACAAAGAGGCCGCCCCGCGCTCCAAGCAGATGATCCAAGAGGAGatttgctcagaaatatatcaatcAAGCAAGCGCTTTGACCAGGCGCTAGGTGAACACACGGAGTTCCCGCCTCCTTCCGCCTTTTACGCCAGCGCCTACCGGCAGCCCGACGTGCCTCACCGTGCAG GGTTAAGGCTGATGAGCCTTCTCGCTTTGGTGTTCATCGCCTCCGTCTTCGTGACGTTCGGCTCAGG GTGTCCGGTGTGGAGCGCAGCAACGGCTTGCGTGATTACAACGACAATATGCCTCT GTGTGAGCTGGTGGCCTCGGCTGGATGGGAGACGTACCAAGACTGAG GACATCACTTCACGCAATGAGTGA
- the znf622 gene encoding cytoplasmic 60S subunit biogenesis factor ZNF622: MSSYTCISCRVAFSDGEMQRAHYKSDWHRYNLKRKVADMPPVSADNFQERVLLQRTAAERQLSNTAEACPVCNKKFSTTNAFDNHLRSQRHRQAERRALQAARLQVDKLNQKNLEKGLGDNDKANQDARNEALQQALKEQRRAERPGTAGEEEAAAARSKPEKPPRLVWLEEQAKRRELEEGPAAEEEEWEDMDEDDDDDVEEDMEEEETTGDEEEDVTARSDPQRPAVTALAGSIPVTDCLFCSHHSKSLLRNVAHMTQVHSFFIPDLQYLVNLKGLVRYLGEKVGAGNVCLWCNEKGRSFYSTEAVQRHMTDKSHCKLFTDGDAALEFADFYDFRNSYPDGTDQMDDELPDDKNIQYDDETMELMLPSGARIGHRSLMRYYKQRFGTERVLALSHNRNAVGRVLRQYRALGWGGDTGLSGVRRSPRDMQYVQMMKSKWMLKLGMSHNTTRQKHFRPQVIF, encoded by the exons ATGTCGTCGTACACGTGCATCAGCTGCCGCGTGGCGTTCTCCGACGGCGAGATGCAACGCGCCCACTACAAGAGCGACTGGCACCGCTACAACCTGAAGCGCAAGGTTGCGGACATGCCGCCCGTTAGCGCCGACAACTTTCAGGAGCGTGTCCTGTTGCAGCGCACTGCCGCCGAGCGCCAGCTGAGCAACACCGCTGAGGCCTGCCCAGTCTGCAACAAAAAGTTCTCCACCACCAACGCCTTCGACAACCACCTGCGCTCTCAGCGCCACCGACAGGCCGAGCGCCGCGCCCTGCAAGCCGCACGCCTGCAGGTGGACAAGCTCAACCAGAAGAACCTAGAGAAAGGGCTTGGCGACAACGACAAGGCCAACCAAGATGCCAGGAACGAGGCTCTGCAGCAGGCCCTCAAGGAGCAGCGGAGGGCCGAGCGCCCCGGGACGGCcggggaggaggaggcggcggcggcgaggagCAAGCCGGAAAAACCTCCGCGACTCGTATGGCTGGAGGAGCAGGCCAAGCGGAGAGAGTTGGAGGAAGGACCCGCCGCAGAGGAAG AGGAGTGGGAGGACATGgacgaagatgatgatgatgatgtggaagaggacatggaggaggaggagaccaCGGGGGATGAGGAAGAAGACGTGACGGCTCGATCCGACCCGCAACGCCCCGCCGTCACTGCACTCGCCGGTTCTATCCCTGTCACCGACTGCCTGTTTTGCTCACATCATTCCAAGTCACTGCTGCGCAACGTCGCCCACATGACGCAGGTTCACAGCTTCTTCATCCCAGACCTCCAGTACCTGGTGAACCTCAAGGGTCTGGTCCGCTACCTTG GCGAAAAGGTGGGCGCGGGCAACGTGTGCCTGTGGTGCAACGAGAAGGGGCGCTCCTTCTACTCCACGGAAGCCGTACAGCGTCACATGACGGACAAAAGTCACTGCAAGCTCTTCACTGACGGGGACGCCGCGCTGGAGTTCGCCGACTTTTATGACTTCAG GAACAGCTACCCCGACGGCACGGACCAAATGGATGACGAGCTTCCGGACGACAAGAACATTCAATACGACGACGAGACAATGGAGCTCATGCTCCCGTCAG GTGCCAGGATCGGCCACCGTTCCCTCATGCGGTACTACAAGCAACGTTTCGGAACTGAGAGGGTGCTGGCCCTGAGTCACAACAGAAACGCGGTGGGACGCGTGCTGCGCCAATACAGAGCACTTGGATGGGGCGGCGACACAG GCCTGAGCGGCGTgcgtcgttctcctcgcgacatGCAGTACGTGCAGATGATGAAGTCCAAGTGGATGCTGAAGTTGGGCATGAGTCACAACACCACCAGGCAGAAACACTTCCGCCCGCAAGTCATCTTCTGA